agaacatgtttctagaattgaattcaaacagaaataatgataagagcacgtacattatacgtagcggaatgattgagtccttccttcagtttctctaacccttgtatcctttctgtcgcagagtattaccaaggaATTGAACCAATCTTCAATATTCTTCAAAGCCTTCCAAAGTAtacttagaatcacctagactagagtgggaaattctcaacacatgagatagatatagagagaagaagagaaaagaatattgaggcttagaaaaggacatATGCTGaatagagaatctaaaacctactagatctttgGATCTTCTCAGAAACAAGAGTTTCAAAAATCTGAtgtcaactctcacttagcattccttttataggctcaattatgtaacttatttaattaaaaaatcaataaaataatagccaataatcagccctaggtcaaaattctcatgggctgTAGGTCCATGAAATCAaggctcgttggacttaaaatcaagtcctgtattattttctattgatttaattgattaaaaaatgatttaaatcctttatcaaattaattatttataatttgaaccttgatttaaaattatttattaatttagacaccaattttccttaattaataaatctgccataaaatatcttttcttctctaaattgtataactctgagaaactatccaaaattgacctggtcaactttgataattctaattgataattaaataaattaattgagactatttagatgattttatccgaggtacagtggggaccatgggcctaagaaattaaattccaataagttatcataaatttaacaaaataattttactaacttattaatttctcgtgactccactacagactcataattgcactcttaaattcatagaatgctctataacaaatatagaaacattattaattatccattgttacaaccataattgtcactcaatcttctatagacggtctataatggGATGGGGCTAAAAtgtcattttacccctcattgtattttatccttaaaacacttagttacttgtaaatgatattttagtaaactaatattaattactgaaatgagatctctatcatttagcaacttgaaccaaactaaaaggaaactatcgtttcacttcttcattagaagctatagattttcatatctatgattactTCTTCATCACTGATTCTGATTCCCAATCAGATAAAGACAGTCGTAAGTCGACgtttgggtcagtgttcactcttggtggaggagatgtagtctggagaagtattaaacaatcaagTATTGTAGATTCAAACATGGAAGTCAAGTACATAGGAACTTGTGAaatagctaaggaaatagtttggcttAGAAAGTTCTACATTGATCTGGAAGTATTTCCAAATATGGATAAGCCAGTTATCTTGTACTATGACAACAGTGGAGAAATAACTACCTCCAAGGAACCCAGAAGCCACAAgagaagcatatagaaaggaaataccatctggttagaTAGATTGTGCatcgaggtgatgtgactgttaggaagatagcgtcggaacagaACCTGGCGAGCCCattaaccaagacacttcctatAAATTCGTTTATGGGTCAAGTACGCATCATGGGATTAATGGAGATGCCTTACTTGCTTTGAGGggaagtgggagattgttaagaTTTATGTGCAAAAAGCATGTAAAGGCATTttagtgatttaaaataaaagtgaaattttattatatttgaatgttataattattgtttgaatacattatagaataatatcatatcaaATTAGAATAATTATTGTTAAGACTTATGCGCTAAAACATGTAAAGacatatgatcttgtattagtaagagagaattaagaaaatatataatgaataaaatagtcagtaacatataaAAGTAAGTagtctttaatgaatggttactaagcatacatgatgcaagtgtcggattactgatgtggatagatatcttagtaaatgtgttgtatataatagagattatatatgacaggaccgatatgagttaactatctttataaacttactgttttccataaagatttaattcttatcatattagatgatcatttgtatatcagtctaaatcctaagtaccatgaactcctgtttgtgctcattggatcttttgattcattcgttaaggtctcttagtacaatgaggctaatgacatttgttttggagattcaatatcatgaatagcTGGGATCATGATTTACAATAAcaaaatccatactttcctaacggatggAATattagaactgaatagttattgagttcaaatctacaatttgattataaattaaatatcgatagtgaattaatggtacttaaggatcaagaggtaattagaagggtaaaacgctAATTTTAACCAGCTCTAAATAACGAACTAATATATGGAGGACAAAATGACATTTATTGATTACATCTATGGATTACAAGAGAAGactgtaaatataattatataagtacttagagtgcaattcaatatttatagctgagtaatcatggaattaataaataagatcatTAGAATAaagtgtttaattaataatctggtttcttggagcttcgtattataggtccatggtccccaggtcaCCGCTGTCCTAcaatgtcaagggtaaggatgtcaaaaggaagatttgtagagagaaggacttaattgcaaatgaattaattttctatgGTAagtaaataattatgtgatagttatgggcaattggttaattatgaattaattaattatttaactatatagttttaattttgaaaaatatttatgctaatataattattaatcatgtttggattaataaagatatagagattaataattatcttatttataataagatatttatttatttatttatttaatattgatattttaagacaattaattttgaattgactcatatttattttgtgataaatgtattatcttaaaaattaattaaacaaactaaACTAATTCACTGTGCATTACAGTGAGTGACCCTAATCAGGGATATTTTCTACCCCTgagatttgaaattttttttaaaaattaatttctttatttaattattttttaaatatgagttaaatttaaattactaaaatatatgtAACTGGtctgttttattttaaataaattgaagattaattaaattagttaattatctttataaaactaaAAGAAGAAGTTAACTATTAGACTCTCTCAATAAAGAAAAGGATAGAACTTTCGTTAACCTGATATTatagaaatttctatagcctctctcttctcaacCATCTCAAgatatcatgtgttgagtacatctagagagttctaagtcaacctttgaatcctatgtgcccacgcacgtccttgtgtgtttgaggattggcttggaaggctaaggtttgagctttcagaaaggataagaagatcattgatttatacgaaaagattcaaggatacttgataggctacgagaggtaatcttTATTCCTTCTATgcattatttaatatatctatatatgtatgatcctgactggtattaataataaatttttaaaagatcctaTTTCGCTGCATATTCTTGAATTTCATATTTATTAGCAACAATCAGagcattttaatttaaattttggagCAAAAACCACGTCACTGTACGAGCCCGTACGTGTGGCCCAGGTGATGCTTCACCTATTCCCAGGAGATGCGTCACCTGTTCCCAGGCGATGCGTCACTTGAGTAGTCTTTTCAAAGACGTGAGATGTGTCACCTCCTAGAGGTGACACAACGTCGATCCCTCTGACTTAACGCTCCAAAAcatgtctcaaaacatccccaaatgctctAAAACTTTTTGGGTATTCTTATACACTGCAAAGAAAGACTTTGAACCCaaaaaatatgatttataaatgcctataccgaAAATCATAGGTCACGTGTCGACTTTAGTAAAACTATTATTACTTTTGCACCTCTTCCTGCCTAttcaatttcaccatgtatttaaccaatcataactaCCCCCCACTTGGTCAAATACATCGTTAATCCTCTAGCCAAACGATATTAGTGCATAAGATAAAGtttttttgggtttgaactttatcttagtgaaaacttTACAAAGCTTCTACCGAAATGCTAAGGTTTTCTGAAAAAATTTAACCTAACATTCCTAGTGATTAAAACAGGTAATGTCTCAAACACGTCTACCTaattactcatgtatttcccacGTTTCATACTTATCACTTTTATGGCCTTGTGCTTAATCCATTCATGAACAATCCGGAGGGAAAACTCCTCTCGTAGATAttacctctaggttcacataggtaaAATTCCTACATCATCATTGCGACCTTTAGAGATGTTTGTTGATCTTCAATTGAATTTCACTAAAAGCCTATGTCTTAACCCTTATGCTCgctagcaaccaacattaactcatcctagatggaaattttatgtttttaatgttgtaactattcccttatcaatgacttgttcttacccattgcactctacacttgatgtatacaagttttTAGTTGGGGTGCCATCATTAGGGAATCTATTGGTCAaagagttttagtcccatccctctatttgtagaactcaccaaatctctcccaagagATTTGGTAAATGGATCCGCCAAGTTCTCACAAGATTTGACgtatgaaattgatatgatactcttatcaatcaattatCTCAcgtagtcatgtcttagacttatatgtctagacttcccattgtatatTTTGTTGTAAGCTCCAATgaaagtggcttgattatcacaatgtatcaaaatTCTTGATACATCAACCACGGTTTTTGGTATCTCtaacatgagatctcttagccactcgacctctttgccGATTGCTATAAGAGCTACGAACTTGAAATCCATGGTTGAGtgaattatatatgtttttttcttagatccccaagaaacGACATccccaccaagagtgaacacccAACCAATTATGGAGAGATTATCTTCTACACCAGATATCCAACTTGTATCagaatatccctcaagtatcttaggaacaCATAGATTATTGGAGGCATAATATATGGGCATTTTAAGATATCCAAATATTCTTTCCACGACCTTCCAATGTTtaatacttggattgctagtaaacctacttagtttactaatcgCAAATGCAATATCTGCTCTAGTACAATGAACGACGTATATCAAACTCCAAATCGtacttgcatactctagttgagccatTGATCTCCCTTGATTCCTTTCAAGCTTTAGTTTTTAATCAaagggtgtgtttgcctctttgatatcaagatgaccaaacttgtcaagcGTCTTTCCAATATAATGAGCTTAGATATAAGGCATACCCATCCACATTTCTTTTAATCTTGATACCTAGTATATtatcgacctctccaaggtctttcattttgaaagtgggtgatagaaacctcttcaatTCTAATATTCCTTTtatgtcattacttaatatcaatgtatcatcaatatatagacacaccaagatgacataatCATcccaagtcttagagtataagcacttatttgcattgttgtttctaaacccatctgaaacaattgcctcatcaaacttctcatgcgattgttttggtgcttgttttatACCATATAATGTTTTAACAAGgctacacaccttatgttcatttccccttagaacaaaccCTGCTTGTTGTTCCATGTAAACCTCCTCATCGAGGTTACCAATTAGGAATGTCGTTtcgacatccatttgatgaacatatagattgtgtattgatgataaggcaaacaacaatatTGTTGTTGTTGTCCCTTCTACCAGTGCATtggtatcaaaataatctataCCTTCCTTTTGTCTAAAGCCTTTCGCCACCAACCTTGCCTTAAAGGCTTGAGTTGTCCCATTAGTGTAATATTTTCTTTGAAATACCCACTTACAACCTATCTACTTTGGTCCATGCAGTAGATACACAATTTATCAAGTGTGGTtagaaataattgaattaatctcatcatttattgcctctttccaaaagATAGAGTCCCTTGAGGATAGAGTTTATTGGAAAGTTTTtgatcatcctccacttgaagtaccataggatacttccAAGTGTCTCCCTTGTGGTTTCCCTAtactaggtaaagagtctccacttTAAAGGTTTTATTTTGTGATCCACCCTCCTTatgcctttggcttcttctaggcaatattGGTTGCTCTACAACCCCTAAAGGTAACTCCTCCTGAGTTCCTTCTAAAGAGATTGGTTCTTGAGTCTTATTGTCACTGTACAATAGATTCTCAAATAACTCAatttctcttgattcaattatcacattagactccaagtctaatagcctatagcctataggccttgctatttgggCCTCcttcctttccatatctcatatgctaaaatttgattcttctttagaggaatccaGTTTAGAATGTGACAAGCGGCAAGCAAGACTTCTCACCATAACAcaaatgcaaaactcaaatttacaTGTAATAACATAgcatttatcattttcatatgtTTTATTCGTTCTTTCTgttataccattttgttggggtgtataaggggttgtacattcatgtagtatgtcatgcatctcacaaaacacattgaattcaTTAGAAAAGTAATCAGTGCCCCTATCATTTCTAAATACTTTGATTTTATTTTCCCATCGATTTTCAACttcggctttatagattttaaacatgctaaaagcctcatccttattcttaagcaagtaaaCAGATGTGAATctagaataatcatcaataaaggtaataaagtaCCTATAACTACACCTAGTAATTATTCCATTTGTTGTCCATATTTTCTACCAAGGATACGTGGCACCACATAATGGGCTTTGTTAACTCTAAGAGTAGGCCTAGGCCTAACTTCGTTCAAATAAGTAATAATTAACCTAAGTAAGGAGAGAAGCTGGACTTGAAAGGAAGACCCAGACCAACACCATGACCGCGAATGGCCCATATCAATCTGGATAAAGGTTATTACGGTGGGTAGCCCAGCTCAATGAACTAATCCCACAATTTGAGGCCCTAATGGTATCTCTGGCTCCCCCCATGCACTAGGGTATATTCTGGATTCATCACCACGAGTGGATGCCTACTCTCATAATTGAACCCGGACTCTCCGTCCAGAAAGTGCAAGATGCACACATCATCCTACTAACGCCATCCCCGAGAAGTTCAGCAGTCGGTCTCCTCAACCAACATGCAAAAGGGGTGTGCACAAAAAGCACAATATTCTTAGGGAATAAAACATCCTGTCCCCCGAATCCCCATGACGGATCATGCATGCCAGTCACTGTCAATGAACAAAGGACAATTAGAGCATCCAACTAGAATTGGGCCAGCCCAATGGGCTTTAGatttaacatattaaaatagtATTTATACTTGCATCAAGCTCCATTATAGGGTTAATTGTACTTATATCCCTATTTGGCCCAGATTAGTCTGGTCCAAAGCACATGGCCACCTATGCCAACAATTCACTGTAGAAGGGATCAATGTTTTCATGAATGCAAACACGCAGCATAACAGGCAAACTTGCTACTCAAACACACAGCTGGACGTGGACTAAGGCTTACTAATgcccaaaccacgtaaaaatcctagcCTAATTAATTTACTTCCTTTCTTGGTAGTTCTAATTCATAATATATTTGTAGTTTCCGAAAAAcatggtaaacattttggtgctttcagaGCTAGAAGAAAGTTTGAACCACTCTTTGTCATCTACAAAGATGGTGAATACTAGAAACACTATGTTTGATCCCGCTCAACAACAGCGGCAACAAAATAATGGAGAACCTTGCAAAACTCACAACTCTCTTCGGATCGACGAGACCTGGCTGCTCAGGACCCACCTTATGATGAGCCCCTAATTGACGACCCCCGGAACTTCGAAGAGGGTGGCGGATATGTGGAAGAGTATTGTGAAGAATACTGAGAGGGATAGTAGGACCAAGAGGCTGAGAGTCCCATTAAAACAGGGAGCTAGAGGCTGTAAGTTTGGGATATGACACCTCGCACATGGACTTACGCGATGACCTCAACGCCAGAAAGGAGCAGGCTCGTAGAGAAAAGGTTCGCCCTCGAGGAGGCGACCTAAGAAATGATATAAATGACAAGAGAAGAGAGAGAGCTCTCGTCGATGATAGAATGGCTAGGCAGTTCATAGAGCAGTTAGCCGATCTTAAGAAGGTAACATACCGCCTTGTTTGAAAACAAGACAGTGGGGGGTGCGATTTGGAAGATGAAGAGAAGGAGCCCTGCGCAAAACATATTTTGGATGTGGTATTACCCAAAGGATTTAAAATGCTAGATATTCCCACTTACACATGGATACGATCCAAGAGATCATCTATCATGCTACAATCATCTGATGACCATGGCTCATGTCTGCGACAATGGCAAGTGCTTGTGTTTTCCCATCACCATGGACGGATCCGATGAAGAATGATGGAAAATTCTCAAGACGAAATCAATCCAATCTTGGTTCGGATTACAATCGGCCTTTCGTAAACAATTTGTGGTCGCTAGGAAAGTCGACATGTAGGTCAATTCATTGGCCAATATCAAGAACCATCCCACTGAGGCTCTCAAGTATTATATCCAAAGCTTCATGAAGGAAGCCCAAGAAACAAAGGTGGATGATGGGATGACATGCAATCTGAGATTAGAGCAGGAtcccccctctgggatgacatgcaatgAAAGAAAGTGGACACGTTGGTTGAGTTTATAAGAAGGGCTCAAGGTTTCATCAATTGGGAAGAAGCCCGAATTCAGGCTTTTGGATGGTCTCTAGTACCAAAGGCGCCAACACAAACAATTATAGGATATGGAACATAGTACCAAGCCAACTCTTATATGACACCACCAGTAATGTCACGAACCTCATAAACTCCCAGACTACAGTTCATAGCCCCGACTGTCTATGCGCCTGCTTTGTCAGGTTATGCCCCGGTATCTTCAGCTCTTTATCTGGATATGAAGTGGCACCAACCGGATACAGTGTCACTCCTAGAGCAATTCAACAGTCCCAAATAGAAGTAGCAGATGCGAGCATATCTCACTCTAGAGGGAACCGTCCCAGTGAGAATCAAAGCCGGACCGATTCCGCAGAGAAGGGAAAGAGGGGTACGAGCCCTAGTATAcggaatacaccaacttggtAGATACTCAAGAAAATATCGACCTTGCAACATGCAATGTAGTTCACTACCACAAACCAAACCCCATTTTTAAAGTTGGAAAGAATCTATGGGACCCAAACAAGAGATGTGCCGATCATAAGGACATAGGCCACACAACCGAAGAATGTTGTTAGTTGAAGGTCGAAATTGAGAACCTCATTAAGTTAggacacctccaccaatgggTGAGGAAGCCAGTCAGAATTTTAGAATAGCCTTTGGCTTCTGGGCAGTCTTTTATCCTGGGAGCACAAGGACAGATCCAACCTCCTCAGGGAGGAGGATATGCGCCAAGATAGGGAATATAGGCCCCTTAGGGGGCCCCAATAGTACGATCTCTTGGAGGCCCACTAGCTTTTAGACCTGGAGCGCCATATCCATTGGGAACAACACCACCTATAGTAGACGACCACGTATCCACCATATCTGGAGGCCCGCATCTAGGAGGATCATCCAGGAACGATCAAAAGAGGTACCTCAACAAACTTGATCACGATGGTGAGATGTGTGCTCTGGACCCCAGCCTAGTGCCCGAAGTTGATGAATCTACTAATAACCTTCACAGGGGAAGATGCCCGGAATGTTCATTTTTCACATCACTATCCACTGGTCATTGATGCACAGATCGCCAACAATAGAGTATCTCGAGTGTTGGTGGGCAATGGAAGTTTCGGTAACGTCCTATTTAAGCCGGCCTTTATAGCAATCGGTCTAACGGAGGTGGAACTAGCATCGTGCCCAACTCAAATATACAGTTTTAATAGGGATTCGTTGCTCCCAATGGGAAAGATAAAACTCTCGGCTATATTAGGAGGTGACACTCAAAGCACTTTCAAGTACTGCCTGTTTGTGGTAGTAGATTGTCCAACTGCATACAACGTGATTTTTGGGCGCCCCACTTTGGTTGGTTTTGGAGCCATCACTTCCATCCgacacttatgtttgaagttcaCATGTGACAACGACGAAGTGGGGACAAAACGGGGAGATCAGAAAAAGGCTCGAAAATGCTTCCATGTGTCCGCCAGTCCAATCTTCATGGTTAGTGAAGAGCCCTTACAAATAGGGGATGCTGCTCCCGTGCCACAGCCACAAACAACCAAGGTGGTGTTCTTGGAGGATGATGAATTAGACCCCATAATAGAGGCAGACAGAACATTAGAACTGATGGAGGAAATAGAAGAGGCgtgcatcagtgacaccgatCCAATCAGAGTAATCCGGGTAGGGAGGAATTTTAATCCCGAAGTTAGGGTTGCCATTCTGTCCCGGGTAAAAGAAAATCAAGACGCTTTGGCCTGGTCCCACACAAACATGATCGATATTGACTGCAACATCCCTGAACATCGATGAGAACGCGACCCTCTTTTGACAAAAATGAAGGCCTTTAGATTAGGTACTGTCAGAAGCTCtaaaaaaagaaattgaaaagTTAACCTCGATCAGTTTCATCTAGGAAGCATTATATCCAGTGTGGCTGGCAAACCCGGTGTTGGTACCAAAGCCAAATGAAACAAGGAGGACCTGCATAGATTTCATTaacctcaacaaagcatgtctGAAAGATTATTTTCTGCTTCCCTGGATtaaccaaatggtggatgccagTTCTGGATAAGAGTTGCTAAGCCTCCAGGATgcctactccggctacaatcaaatttccatgcatgtagcagaccaggaacacactagttTCCAGATGGACAAGGGTGTGTACTGTTACGTTGGCATGCCTTTTGGGCTAAAGAATGCTAGAGCCACACACTAGAGATTGGTTAATAGGATGTTCATAAATTTACTCGGAAATAATATGGAAGTATACATAGATGACTTGTTGGTTAAGTCCAAGACCTCAGCCCAGCATGCAGACGACTTGGCTGAAGTGTTCACCATCATCAGGAAGTATGGGTTGAAGTTAAATCCAAAATAGTGCACCTTTGGAGTGGCATTAAGGAAGTTTCTTGGCTTTATCGTAAGCCCCAGAGGGACAGAGGCAACTTGGAAAGGATTAGGGCTTTAATCGACATGCCATCGCCACAAAATCATAAAGATGTttaaagtttaactgggaggatagTCGCTCTGAGCTGTTTCATGTCaaagtccacggacaagtgcatcccattcttcaacatacttCACAGGAACAAGAGGTTCAAATGGACAAGCGAATGAGAAGAGGCCTTCGAAAAACTTATGGAACACTTGACAAAAGCACCAATCTTGTCGAATCTGGTGGATGGGGAACCATTATACCCATACTTTATCTTCTCAGAACATGCCATAAGTGCTGCCTTAGCGTGAGAAGAGGGAAAGTTCCAACTCCCAGTCTATTACGTAAGTAAAAGGTTGTTGGGCACGGAGTCCAGGTACCCACTAATTGAGAAGCTAACATTTTTCTTACTGACCATTTCTAGGAAAttgagaccttactttcaagctcatgcCATCAAGGTACTAACGAACAATCTCCTACGACAAGTATCACCGAAACTGGAATCATCAGGgagacttttgaagtgggctatggAGTTAAGCCAGTTCGACATCGTCTACGTTCCCAGAGTTTccatcaagggctaggccctGGCCTACGTCAGCATGGAATGTACCGGGATCACACAGGACGAAGAGAAAATTGATCCTATCATGCCCGTCTGGAAAAATTTTGTCGACGAACCTTCAAACTAGAATGGGTCTGGGGATGGGATTGTCCTAATCTCTCCCAAAGGTCATCAATTATAAAGCGCCCAGTGATTCCTGTTCgaggcatcaaacaatgaagttgAGCATGAAGCTATGCTATCCGGATTATGCCTGGCCCGGGAAATGGGGGCAGATAACATCAAAGTTCACAATGATTCCCAGTTAGTGGTGAAACAAATATCGTGATAATACCAAATGGGGGGAGAAAATATTGCCGCCTATGTGACAAGTACACGAGATCTTCTTCGGTTCTTCAAAAGGTACATCATCagccagatccccagggaacaaaatgtgttCACGGACACTCCGGCGAAGCTTTCCATGGATGCCGAAGCTAAACTCTCAGGAGTAGTCCTGATCAACCATCTATCGGCAGCTAGTATCTAAATCCCTGTAACTTTGAATGCCAGCGATTGCACTACCTCATGGATGGGGCCTCTCATCAAATACCTAACCACCGGGGAATTGCCCACTGACCGTGCTGCTTCAAGGAAGCTCTAGTACCAGGCTccccgatatgtcatgatggatggaaatcTATATTTCAGGGGGTTGTCTATGCCCTATCATTGATGTGTATCCGAGACTGAGATAAGCGCAATCATACAT
The Humulus lupulus chromosome 6, drHumLupu1.1, whole genome shotgun sequence DNA segment above includes these coding regions:
- the LOC133785547 gene encoding secreted RxLR effector protein 161-like gives rise to the protein MAQLEYASTIWSLIYVVHCTRADIAFAISKLSRFTSNPSIKHWKVVERIFGYLKMPIYYASNNLCVPKILEGYSDTSWISGVEDNLSIIGWVFTLGGDVVSWGSKKKTYIIHSTMDFKFVALIAIGKEVEWLRDLMLEIPKTVVDVSRILIHCDNQATFIGAYNKIYNGKSRHISLRHDYVR